Genomic DNA from Epinephelus moara isolate mb chromosome 24, YSFRI_EMoa_1.0, whole genome shotgun sequence:
NNNNNNNNNNNNNNNNNNNNNNNNNNNNNNNNNNNNNNNNNNNNNNNNNNNNNNNNNNNNNNNNNNNNNNNNNNNNNNNNNNNNNNNNNNNNNNNNNNNNNNNNNNNNNNNNNNNNNNNNNNNNNNNNNNNNNNNNNNNNNNNNNNNNNNNNNNNNNNNNNNNNNNNNNNNNNNNNNNNNNNNNNNNNNNNNNNNNNNNNNNNNNNNNNNNNNNNNNNNNNNNNNNNNNNNNNNNNNNNNNNNNNNNNNNNNNNNNNNNNNNNNNNNNNNNgttcacttacgttttaacaggtctgacgctactatgcgccccggctgtatctaggctaacagctaacatgctaactattatttttatgtcactagtcacttgaaacgaatttaggacgataggagacccTTTCCCTTTAACACTGTTGTTGTGCCTTACCATTCACAGAATAGCAGTGCCAGCCTAGCAGAGAGGCACCTGGGTCCAGAGAGTCAGCTTGTGGGCCACAGCTTCCAGCAGGAGTTGCTGTCTGAACTGGAAACCGGGACAGAGCTTCTTCAGAGCCACGCACAGCTGGTGCTAGGCAATGCTCTCAGCCATGCCATCCaacagatgatgatgatccCACCTACTGAGACGCAGACACAAGACGATGGGTTGAAGGTAGAGTTTTGGTTATGAATTAGAATCagctttctgctgtttgttgctTTAGGGTTTGTCAAGCACATTGGAGTGACATGTTGTTTCCTCATCAGCAACACCTGACAGAGGCTGCTTCGGAGAGTGTGTATGTGACCAAAGATTCTCTTACCGCACTGGTCCAAAGCTACTATTCACACGTACAGGACATTATcaaaaaaatacagcaggaTGAGTCAAACGTAAACCAGGGTGAGATGACAGCACACATTTACATGTCCACATCTGTATAAACTCTGACTTTGGTGATGTTACAGCTGCAACCTTACTCCCCATCTAGGCTAAATGATTGTAATAGATGCTATATTTATGGTGTTTCATTAGTAAGTCAGAGGGGAAATATTTGCAACAGCACAGTGATTACCAGCATTGTGTTAGACTTGTTTTATATATTACCTTGATATCTTAATATTCACTGTTAAGGTAGCATGATTTAAGTAGCCAATAAAGAAAGCAGTTTTCAGTAGATAAAACACTTCAATTTGCAAAATCTACTGTGTGTTAATTTTACTGTTCCTTCAGAGGTGAATGAGAAACAAGAGAGCAGCAGTCAGCTGACCAGATCCCTGCTCAGGGAGCTGGTGAACTGGGGCAAGAAACCCACGTCTGCTGAGTTTCAACAGAGGTACAGTGAATACACTCTACATCTCTGCACTACACACTTGTCTGCGTAACACACTTTTGTCGATCTCAAATACATGAAATGAGAGAAAATTAggttgtttctttgttttcttgtgtaTCAGGGTTGAACTCCACAAAAGGAGGGTGTTGGAGCAGTGTGATCTGGACCAGGAAATGATATATGAGGAACTGAGGCGGAAGAAAGTAGTTCAGGATGTGGCCATGGAAAAGATCAAAGCACAGCTGCTGGTTAGTATGTTTAATGTCTTCTCTACTTCCCTGCCTGGCAATAGATTTACGACTTGATTTATAAGTAAGTGTAGTTACTGTCTGTAAGCATTGTGTTGCTGTGTCCATTAGGAGGCAGAAGAAAGCTTCATAACTGAGCTGGCAGCCTTGGCACGGATCTCCCTCCACAGTCCAGATCCAGAACCCAGCGGTGAAGAGGACAACACTGGTAAGCACCTTTTTTAcctcagaaaataaatatatgtttgCACCaatcctctgtctctgtccttcaGGGTGTCATATTTCAACAGGTGCTAATATACTGGACCTGCTGGCCCTGAACCCAGCGTTAGATCCTGCCTTGAATCCTTCACTGACTCCGACGATTGTAACTCCAGCGGTGAAATCAAAAccaaagaagaaaagagaacaAGAATCTCATCTCAGCTGAAATCTTAACACAGTGAAGTTTACATATTTGCAGTTATGTCCTGTGAAAAGTTTACTCTGGTTTTATAGTTTGTGTATTATGAAATAATACTGGTCTGTAGGTACTGTTTCTGTTGTTAGGAAGGTACCTCAGATTTATttgtattaaagggacagttcaccccaaaattaaaggtacatattttccctcatacctgtagtgctgatcatcaatctagattgttttggtgtgagttgcagagtgtcaGAGATATCAgacgtagagatgtctgccttctctccaatataatagaactagatggcactcagcttgtggtgctcaaagcactaaaaaaatatatttgaaaaactcaacagcaatacctctttccagaaatcatgaaaatcatgacctggttactcaagatattccacagaccttgttgtgagcagtttcatgtaggaactatttctttgTACCAAACTGCTCACATCAgccgtatcactgtgcagatgGAAGCGTGCATCTGCTCATGAATGAGAGgttcgtgcttgtgacagcacggGATTTAGACATTATCAACTGCTCTGTAGCTGAGTtgtaatgttaactagctcagTCGTGCTATGTGAGATAGCAGTAGCTGCATGCTTccctctgtgtggtgatacagttggctgCTGTAGTTCCCtagaaggaaaatagttccttcatgaaactgctcacaacaaactGTGAGATATCTTCAGTagctgggtcatgatttctggaaagagacattgctgcttcaaatgtttggggttttttttcctatgtttttgcactttgagttttttatataaataaattggcgctttgaacaccacaagcctAGGGCCATCTATTTCCATTATACTTAAcggaaggcagacatctccacggTCGATACCTCCAAGACTCTgccactcacaccaaaacaatctatgATGAatagcgctacaggtaagagggaaaacatgtattttagatttaaagAAGAGAAATCTATTCATAATTTATGTATACATGGACTGCCCTGTCTCATTTCTAATGTTTCTAGAAGTGTGCTTcagtcagtaaaaaaaaatctgtttctccCCAGtcaatatttttgtaaatgccaagtgcaattaaataaataaatttaaaaaagcagatTATGTTTTGAATGCATTATTcaacttttgtactttttttaacCTGGTATACAGAAGTGCCATGCTACTGTACAGGCCTGACagtaatacattactgtctgatACCTACACCCACATACCACAGCTCATTCACCTCATTGATTCCCAGTGATTCCTGAGTACATGGGATGATGGGTGTGCTCCTCTGTGAGCTGTCAGATAATTTAGAGATGTCTTTTCTGATTGTAGCAGAGTGCTGCTACACACCGATGAAAGCCTTGCCCTTCTCTTGCTCTAATGGAGTTTTAAGTACAACCCTTTATGGATGATAATGCAGAGTAATGGTGAAAGTCTGGGAGGGCTGAAGTCTGGCAGACAGCTCTGTGTGTAGGCAGCAATTTAGCAGGCAATTTACCTTGGACCTGATGGTTTACTGTCAGTTTGGAGTGTCAATTAGCAAACATCAATTTTTAATCTGTCCTTTATTCCTGCGCTCAACCTGCACACATAACCAATTATTGCTATGACACACTGAGAAAATATGCTCCAGGACCTGACCCACTCATACACACTGGGGTGTCCTGCCAacagtgggtttttttcctcCCGTGTATCAATTAGAAATATAGGTGCACTGTTGACTTTGCAAGTGTCGTCGCTGATCTGTGGTGAGGGGAAACCGTTTGGATGTATTTTGAGGTCCCTTAGGGGACTGCAAGGACTTGTGGGAAGATGACCTGATTTCTAattttctcctctcctgcctGTGCTGTGGGCTAGTCGCTGCTACAAACAGAGAAGCCCATGAAAGAAGTGTGACAGCATGAGCCGCCCCGGATCTGTGCGGAATATGGCCTCGCTATCTGCGTAAAACTGGATTTTATTTGGCGTTTTTCATGGACGCAGGCGTCACTGTATTTATCCTTTAATAGATTCAGGTGAGTGGAATACTCCTTGGCTTACCTCTGCTCGAGCTACACCTTCAGTAGTTAGATGTAGACAatccaaaatgcattttatcattGATGTTGTCCCAGCTCAGGGGCCGCGCAATACAGATTGATGCGCCTTTTCCAAAATAATGTCCTGTCATTATCTCATCTTCAGACTGTTTTCAAAGGTGCCTGGATAAAGTTACTAGAGGGATGTCAGTATATTCATCCATAGCCTACATCCCACATTTGTCCAGTAAAGTGGAGAGTATGCCCTGGAGCTGTTAATAGAAATGAgaatattaaaaatgtcaagTGAGGAGATGTGCGCAGTGTGACGGCGTCATCGGGTCAGATGATCGGTTATTTTAGGGCCCAAAAATAAGGTCGCTTTCCAACTTAAAGGGCTTTTTCTGTCCGAGCTGAAAAAGTCCACGTTGATTGTCACGTTTCATATCAAATATATGATTTTATGCCCAAACAATATCAGATCTGTAACACTGATGATATTGTAACTAAGTGAAACTTGtcatttaaatcactgaaaaataactgctactactactagaaTGGTTTTATTACTATGATTAATATGTCATATAATGATAGTATTAATAATGACTCATGATGTTTTAAAgataagaataaaacaaatacagaagGCCCAATACATAACAAAACCCCATAATCCAATAACTATGTTCTATTTCTTACTGTTACTATTTTACACACTATTTTATACAACATACATCATATTCTAAATATTATATTGTCATTCAATGCCTGTGTTAGAGAAAGAGAGTAGTGTTTAAGTTTTACACACACTTATCTGATTGATAATGGGACTTAAATCATGACTGCAATCATTTTTTATGTCTTCTTATATTGACTTATGTTTCTTTGATATCTTAATAGCTCTCTATGagttttgtattttactttgaaTTGCCACAGTTTTTAAATCAACTTGCTCCTCTTCACCAACTGCCTGGTTTTCCCTCTCAGGTGAGCAGACATGGCTAACCCGCAGCAGGAATACCCGAGGGTCCTTCTGGGGATCCTGGAGGAACTGGCCAACATGCGCCAATGGCTGAGCTTCCAAGACCTTTGTCGCATGGTTAGCACCCGTTTTGACCTGGAGCACCTCATTGAGCTCAGGAGTTTGCTGTTTGCAGCTGCCAGCCAGGACCCCTGTTTCCCAGCTACTCTCTTCAGAGACCGGGTGTCCGCCAGAGGCCAGGGGCTATCACCCATAGGAGTCGCTGCCGACATTGTAACTATCTTCAATCTTATTCAGATGACGGGTGGGGCCCCTGATGACAGCCAACCAATGAGAGGCCAGGTGGTGCTCCCAGTCGACCAGTCCCCAGGCCCCAGTCTGCCTGGAATATACCAGCTAAACATTCCTGGTCGAGAAAGAGCACGTGCCCACTCTGACTCCAGCGGCAGGCCTATCGATCAGCATTTGCTTTTTCCGAGATCTAATTACTCTGCCCACAAGCGAGGAAGTCTTCCCCCTGATCCTATCTCACTTGTGTCATCCCCTCCAATCAGGGCGAGGGCTGTGTCTTTCGACTTGCCTCACACCACGCTTTTGTATCCTAGTGGTCAAATCCCTAACGAGGTAATGAAAAACCTCTACCTGCCTTTGGAGACAGACAGTGAGTCCAGTGGAGATTCTGCGCCCATGGAGGTGTTTGAAGCTGAACAGGGACCGCCTGATGTCGACCAGAAGAGAAACATCTTTAGGAAGGACTTCCATAACCAGCCACCTCTAATACCCCAGGTAACCGTTAATAGTGAGTCTCCCAGTCCCGGCCCAGGGCAGAAAGGCTTCGATAATCAAAGCTTTGAGACGATCCAAAATCCTTACCCGTCACCAACAGCAGTCCACCAATCACCAGAGCAGCGGGCTAAACATGAGAGCATTGATGACCTACAGGACTCAACTTACTTCGGACCCCGGCCAATCCGAGAGTGGTCCCCCCGGCACCTTCAGCCTCCCAGGACCCAGAGGCCCATGTGGGGCAATAAAAGTCACAGTCTAGAGGACCGGATAGGCCTGGACAGCATTGGAATGGGGATGGAATCACAAGGGGGGCAACTTCCAAGACGATCGACCCCGGCTATCAGCAATTTAGGGGGGTCCTCAGGAGGTGAGAGTGGGGATAGTGGACTGCCATTTGGAGGCGACGGAGTCAAGGCTCAGGGAACTCAGACAGACCCACCGGACACCCGACGCCTCCGTAGCTTGGTCCACGCTGATCGCCTCTCTTTCATGACCTCATTAGACGACCCTGAGTTTGGTGAGGATGACATCAGTGCCATCTTTCGTTTCTTAGATGACATAAGCATGTGTGGCTCCACGGGAGTCCTGCACCCTAGTGATGGAACAGCGTCCATTAATCAGGACACCCCTGAAGCCAGACGAGGCCGCCTAGGTCAGCTCCAAAGGCTTTTCCACTCACTGGAAAGCAGTGATGATGGGCTCAAGGCCAGTGTCTGTAAGCTGCTGCTCCGTATGAGCCAGATAGAAAGACAACTGGAGTCACTGAATGATGTAAAAGCTGAGATTTCCCAGGTACTGTCTGCACTGCAGCGGCTGGATGAAAAGATCCAGCAGCCTATTGGGGGTGATGCACAAGGCACTGGAGGGCGATGGCTTGAGCCTCTCAGTGGTGTCTCCTCTTTTATGAGCCACCCTATAACCCCGTCTGAGTCATCAGAGCCTCagcctctgtctgtgtctgagcATCTGTTTCCAGGGACCAGCACTAGCAGTCTGGACTGGAGCCGGTGGAACCCTCACGGAGAGCAAACAGAAAGCAGCAAGGGTCAGGCTGATTCAAAGGGGGGGAGAGAAGGGAAGAAGGATGCATCATCTCGTCGTGCCTCCAAAACCCAGCCTGAAGAGAAAGGTGTCTCTGACTCCAAACAGCTGAATGTCCCTAACTCTGCAAGAGACTGGGCAGTGTCATTCTCGAAAAGTAAAGATGGCAAATCTTCCCATGGACAGGTAGAGTTAAGTTTATTGTGTgcattttattctgtattttctaTTATACAATAAGTACCTAAACAGATTAAACAGTAAACCATTTCGAAGCCCAAAGTACAATACTCACACCATGTGTATATCCATGCCTTGCAGTCACAAAATGCATTAAGCCTGTAGCTGGTCTTGCGGTCTGCTGGGTAGACACATGTGATTGTGTGGTCATTTGACAAGCTTATCATGCTGCTTTGTGGGGTATTGGTTCAAACCTTTACAGTGAACACTGTTTGGTCAGGGCTGCGAAGAAAAAATCtcattcattcaaatgaatgtGCATGTTGAGTGGTGCCATTTAGTTAGCCTGAATTTCACATCTTTTTAAAGGTCCAATTATGTGTTGTGAGTACagtcaatttaaaaataaatctgtcatTGGCCCATTTTCCTTCTAGGCAGATCAATCAGGCAGCACAACTAACCTACTCTCCAAAAAGTCATCTAACCTGGTGGAACAAGTATTTAACTCGTCCCTGTTCCGCCACAAAGACAGCAGTCTGACCGGTGGGCTTACCTCCGGGAAGATCCTGGACCCCAGATTGTCTGAGGGGAGGGGAAGGCCCATATGGACTGTAGATGACAGAGAAGCACGCATCTCTCCTTTGGACCTACAGGTATGACTTGTGACTTTGAAAGGGctacattattttaaaaacactgaattaggTTTTGTTTTCTAGCATGTCTTTTATACAGAGTCAGTGGTTCTAGTCTATAAATGactaaatgggatgtgttgtctGGATTGTTTTAGTACAATATACTTTTCATGATTACATCATGCCGGCCTAAGAAAAGTGGGGGTagtaaaattgaattttttgTCATAAAATAGCACATCATGGTGATTATAGTGATGCACAGCAGGAAATAGTTTACAATATTTAAATTTccttttaaatatgtttaactTTCTACTCTGAAAATCTTTAAATGGCATCATGTTCCTCAGACCCAGGAGTCTTTAAACCCCAACAACATGGAGTTCTGGATGGATGACATCTACACTCCAGGCTACGATGCGCTGCTCAGGCGTAAAGAGGCTGATCTCCGCCGGGCCAAGGTCTGCAAGCTGCTTGCACTCATTGCCACTGCAGTGGTGATCATTCTCATCATCGTCATTCCCATATGTACCATGGGGTCGTGAAGACTCTTACAGGAAGCCCACTTTGTTgcctgttttcttttatttatctattttcagCAGCTATGTGCTGCACAAAGGAACTTGCACGCCATTCCCATGGAGATAAGTAGATGAGAGACTGTGACGCTAGGACCATAAAGCTGGATTGCCAAACAGTTAACATTCAGTAACTCCTTACACATCTCTGCATGCAGCACTGTTATTCATGACATCGTCAAAACAGGAGGATTCAAACTGGAGCTTACTTTGAACTCACTCCCTTATGCAGTGACAACAAATTGTAAGTAATCTTGTTAATCTTTCCTCCAAGGGCATAGGGAGTCCTCCGCCAGAAATTTTTGAGCATAAACCACATTATTTCTTgctttttggtgattttttttatacaccAATTTGTGCATTTCCTCCCCAATTTGTGGAGCAAAATCTTTAATTTTGTAAAGTATGATTACTCTGCTccctttatgttttttttttttttttctaaatatagAGCAGGATGTGTCCCCTGCATCTCCTTGAAACCTATGCCTCTTTTTTCCTCCCATTTACTGtcatttatttcatgatttttggaccTAATAATTTCAGGTGACTGTAAAAGGAAGTAAATAAGGATGAAAGTTTTAAGTAGTTTTGAAATATCTCTGAGAGCATATGTCTTAACTAGTAATACTGAGCCAATCTCTCTTATTTTGCCTGCTCTTTTCTGTGAAACAACACTGTTACAAATGCATTATGTATCAGCTTCTGCCTTGAGCACTGCCTGACTCGTTCTTGCTGTTTCCCTGAGAACACCACAGGGCTTATTTCACTTCTGTGTAAGATAATAGTTTTATCAGTACATAAGAGTTTTACACCTACAGTTCATTATGGATTCTGTCGACAGGAGCgtttttactttcttttagTGTGTATGTTCTTGTCCTTTCTTTAAGCAACAAGATATACTGCTCCAACAGacttaaatcaataaaaataatatttttatagAGATCCCTCCCATTTTTCAAACTGAAGTCTATAAGCCTTTTAATCCACTCATGGATGTGTTTGGGTTGGAGTGTTTACCAAGTGTCAGGTTTCAAaaatcttgttgttgttgttgatgcagTGAAGGAAGGATGGAGCCTTTTCCCGTAAACACTTTCTGAGTGGGAGATTCCACTTGTAATTCAATTGATGGGATATTTGAAGTGCACCTATGCACATTATCTTTTCACTAGACTCACTTGGCCAGAGCTTTTCCACATACCTGCAGACTCACTTAGCACCAACAGTTTCATCTGCAGTCCTTTTACGGATGATGAAAGTAGTCTTGCCAGTGGTGTGACATTCCATTTTGTAAGAACATCCTGTTAACTCAGGAGACATTATATTTAAATCGACTTTTGGTGCCAGCCTGTAAAGTCTATGTggggctgacacaaaaacatgcactctttaaaaatataatgaaattcAACATAAGCTGCAATATAACCTTCCTGTGTGAAGCTTGCAATGTTTGATTTAAGTTGAGACTGGTGTTGATTGAACCTATTACAACAACATCAGTAACCAAGTAGTGAAATTTAACTCTTGACACTATCTCAAAACTTGCATTTATTGCAGGGCTATTGCTCTGGATTGAATTATATTTTCTaggtgttcatgtttttttgtcccCTCTCTACATTGCTATAAATGggtggttttgtttctgttcaaCAATGGAAAAGCACTTTTCTCCCTTTAAATACCAAAGTGGCAGAAACTATGCACATCGTTGGGAAAAAAACACTATCTCAAAATGCTTGTTTTCTTTATCTGTATCCGGACCTTTAAACTTCACTTTACTTTGTGTGCACAAATATGCACAGGATGTATAGAGGGTGTGTTCTGCTCCAAAGCATCCTCCTAAGTAGATGTATATCTGCCAAGTGTTCCCCCCTGAGGCTGTTTGTGGATCCATTACCCTTCAAATGGTGCCACTGACGAGGCCTAACCCTGTAGTCAGCACAATCTGCAGGTGCTTCGTCTGAAACTCTGGTGCATTACAGCCTCCTGACGCTCTTTTCACTCCTGAGATGCGCTTATGAAATTTGGAACTTGTCGTATTATCCATGCACCTTTTAGACAGACAGTTGAAAAATCTGTGAAGTCATTATTCAGGTAAACACTTTGTCTTAAGAACTGCTtgtaaatgaaagaaaatatgtgCAGGTATTACAGTTACTGGTGTGCAATGCTTTATATTATTGTGGGGGTTGACTTATGTTTCCTGTCTGAATAAACTCGGCAAAGTGGTAACGTGCCTTTTACAATATGTTGTCTTATCTGATAAATAATATATTTGCACCATGCTATAAACATACAGTTAAAAATATTGAGGTGAATGAAAAAATTGAAGGCTGTAGGCAACTGCTTTGTTTTGCAAAATGAACTATGTCCCTTTAATATTCTCTTAGTGATGCACTCGGCTGATTCCAGATTATAAATTAATGCAGATTACAGTGATAGTTCACTCAGTTTAAGGAAGGGCAGACAGTGATTGGTGTAAAAGGAGAATTCTGGCAGTTCAATGAACTGTGACTGGAGGAAATGTACATATAGAGATGAATAATTGACTAAGACAGAGGTCTCATATTGACTGACAGATTCTATTATCTCAAATCACCTCTAATGGACctgaagaacacacacacacacacacacacacacacacacacacacacacacacacacacacaatgttctGGAGACAAGTGTGATGCTAAATCAGACTGCCAatgtattataaaaaaaacacaagcacacacaaatcAGATTTAGTCTATTGTTGagttgtttaaaaatgaatgatgtGTTATGGACACATACATGTAAATTGTTTGCAACtgatttagtgtgtgtgtgtgtgtgtgtatacccTCATTAAATGTTGCacagtagagctgctgctgcacccaGATATGCCATCCGTGGCTGATTAATGATGCTGCTGTGTGCATCCCATGTGCCAGGCCCACAGCAACAGGACACAGTTACTGACTGTTACAAAGGATTTATGATTTCACACATAATTTCACCACACTGAATTAAGTATTTTGATACACAGTCAGGAAAGCAGGAGGCACACACCTCAAGCAGAACTagctcatttttatttcttgtgCAAACAATGGCTTATATATCAAAGTTATTGAAATTACTGATGGGGTTACCAGGTGCAGTTGATATGTAGATATTTCAAAGAAAGTGACCTCAAGCACAGATCTCATTTTGAAACACCCTGGAGACCCTAAAAGCTACACACACAGCCTGATTTGACACAGATTTTGAGCCAGAGATCCCTATctaaaaaaatgtttccttATACAGTAGATGAAGAGATACACTGGGTCATTATGAGCAAAATCATGTATTATGTATGTATCCTGTGTCTTGCTTTAATGCATGGAGGACATCAGAAGTCTTGATGTGcaattcaataataataataatgaattgGACTATAGAAAGAGAAAAAACCTTTACAAATGAATATGTTATgtaaaaaaatccatatttaattaaaaaaggacTGGGGTTCATGAATTGATAATCGATTGGACAATATAAAGAGAGAttcatattatttattcatttatttatacaatTGAATATGTTAACAGAACCAGTGGGTCAAAttcaaaagaaatgtgtgtatgcatgatgaCATAGAAttgatatttatatttctgtaaGATAGACATACTCATTGACTAAGTAACATATTGGTTTGGTATGATACAACTAAATTTCAATGAATGCTGCTTGCTAAAGGTATTTCTAAGACTCCTGGGGAAATATGTTATAATGATCGATGATGCcatataataaatgtattttgaatattacaaatataacatattttcTCATAGGTCAACCTCCCTTAGTGAAATATGCTGAGACACCTAATAACCCCCTGTTTTGGGAACCTAAGGACATTTGTCTCCACAACCccctgcagttacacctctgtATCTGTGGGGGCGATAGAGCGCTCTGAGCTCCGCCAAACCAGCCGACGAAGAAGAAAACCGGCGCTGATTTTGAAGTTTGAAGAAGAATGTGCAAACTTTATCAGGCAGGTGTGGCTCTGCTGTGGCTGCTGTGGGAATAAACCCTCTAACCTCTGCTTTTAACATCGGACGTTGTTACATTACATGTCAGCCACACTGTCACAGGACACACATTGCACAGGTAAGTGTTTTGGTTTTTCCTTTGACCGGCGTAACGATAGTTAGCTAAGTAAACACCAGCTTGCTAATGATAATGTTAGCCTGCCGATAGCGTCACCTCGGGCGCAGTAACGTTCAACCTGGAGCAACAATAATTTAGCTAACAAGCTTGAGAGGTTTGTTTTGGATACAGTGGGGATAAAATCATGGCGGAGGCAAGAAGTTAACATTAAAATTAACTCTGTTGTTTGTCTTAAGCACTATAGCTAATGTAGGTTTGTTTCATTTCACATGTTTGAATGTTGAGCCACTGACATAAATGTGTAGTGTCAGTAACGGGCTAATTCAGCACTGACAACAATATAAGACGTCAACAAGATATATGAGGTGAATATGAATTAGCGTTGTCATCCAGCTCTCTCATTTCTCCCTACTAATGTGAGCAGCTGCAGTAGGACACGATGGAGTCGTCAGTGGTGAACCTGTACAACCAGTTCCAGAGTCTGAGGGCCCAGGTGGACTGTCTGAATGAGGGCATTGAACCACGTAAGTTATTTCCACACTGTGTTTTGGTATGTGCCACCTCTTTACAAGGCTGTGACACACAATGGAGTTTAAGTGCTTGTGTAGCGTTCATGAAGTTAAGCTGATCTGCTATGGCATGGTGCTAATGTCAGTAGCAGTAATCCTGGGTGCATTTCCATCCTAAAATGTGTTAGGTGTTGGAATAAATTCTTTGCCACAGACTGTGAATGCTGAACTGAATATAGAGCCTTTGCTTCAGGAAGTAAAAGCTGATAGGGCCACAACTGCAGACATGCTGTGCAAACTGATGGTGCAGCCCATGATAAAAAGGGGGGTTAAAACAGCTATTGGGGTGTGGTAAAAATTTCCATTTCAATAGTCCAGACAATGCAGGCCATTTCCATTTTAACTAACAGGAAAGCACTGTCACTCATTTGTTCACTTTACAGCAGAGGAGCACTTTGACTTTTTGTCTTTAAGGTAATGTGTAATAGTATATTGTACCCATCTTTTTCAGAGTTCCTTCAGATGGCACTGAACTTTGAGGAGTGCCGTAAGAAGTGGCTGCGGACAGATGACGAGCTGGTTTCCTGTAAAGAGGTGCTGGCTAAAGCAGAGACTGAGAGGGGAGCCCTAGAGGTCAAACTAAAGCATGCTCGCAACCAGGTGGATGTGGAGATCCGCCGTCGACAGAAGGCCGAGGCAGTCTATGAGAAGCTGGTTGGTGC
This window encodes:
- the LOC126386150 gene encoding major intrinsically disordered Notch2-binding receptor 1-like, encoding MANPQQEYPRVLLGILEELANMRQWLSFQDLCRMVSTRFDLEHLIELRSLLFAAASQDPCFPATLFRDRVSARGQGLSPIGVAADIVTIFNLIQMTGGAPDDSQPMRGQVVLPVDQSPGPSLPGIYQLNIPGRERARAHSDSSGRPIDQHLLFPRSNYSAHKRGSLPPDPISLVSSPPIRARAVSFDLPHTTLLYPSGQIPNEVMKNLYLPLETDSESSGDSAPMEVFEAEQGPPDVDQKRNIFRKDFHNQPPLIPQVTVNSESPSPGPGQKGFDNQSFETIQNPYPSPTAVHQSPEQRAKHESIDDLQDSTYFGPRPIREWSPRHLQPPRTQRPMWGNKSHSLEDRIGLDSIGMGMESQGGQLPRRSTPAISNLGGSSGGESGDSGLPFGGDGVKAQGTQTDPPDTRRLRSLVHADRLSFMTSLDDPEFGEDDISAIFRFLDDISMCGSTGVLHPSDGTASINQDTPEARRGRLGQLQRLFHSLESSDDGLKASVCKLLLRMSQIERQLESLNDVKAEISQVLSALQRLDEKIQQPIGGDAQGTGGRWLEPLSGVSSFMSHPITPSESSEPQPLSVSEHLFPGTSTSSLDWSRWNPHGEQTESSKGQADSKGGREGKKDASSRRASKTQPEEKGVSDSKQLNVPNSARDWAVSFSKSKDGKSSHGQADQSGSTTNLLSKKSSNLVEQVFNSSLFRHKDSSLTGGLTSGKILDPRLSEGRGRPIWTVDDREARISPLDLQTQESLNPNNMEFWMDDIYTPGYDALLRRKEADLRRAKVCKLLALIATAVVIILIIVIPICTMGS